From the genome of Streptomyces sp. NBC_01116, one region includes:
- a CDS encoding 4-coumarate--CoA ligase family protein, protein MVFRSEYADVPALDTPIHEAVLGGAAGFGDTVALIDGTNGASLTYAQLDGFHRRIAAALAEAGLRKGDVLALHSPNTIAYPAVFHGATRAGASVTTVHPLATPEEFAKQLADSGAQWIVTVSPLLATARRAAELTGGVRQIYVCDQAEGHTSVLDMLSSTAPEPEVAFDPAEDVAALPYSSGTTGTPKGVMLTHRSIATNLEQLRPFIPMGEGDRILAVLPFFHIYGLTALMNVPLRCGSTVVVLPRFDLAQFLEAIQTHRITGLYVAPPIVLALAKHPLVGEYDLSSLQYIVSAAAPLDAELAAACSARLGLPPVRQAYGMTELSPGTHVVPLSVEQPPPGTVGRLLPGTEMRIVSLEDPAKDAEPGGDGEILIRGPQVMKGYLGRPDATADMIDADGWVHTGDVGRVDAEGWLFVVDRVKELIKYKGYQVAPAELEALLLTHEHLADAAVIGVYDAEGNEVPKAFLVRGPGAGDLTADAVMAYVAERVSPYKKVRQAEFVEAVPRAASGKILRRELRDRQKTDPARTPEEK, encoded by the coding sequence ATGGTGTTCCGCAGCGAGTACGCAGACGTACCGGCCCTCGACACGCCCATCCACGAAGCCGTCCTCGGCGGGGCCGCCGGGTTCGGTGACACCGTCGCCCTGATCGACGGGACGAACGGCGCCTCCCTCACCTACGCCCAGCTCGACGGCTTCCACCGGCGCATCGCCGCCGCGCTCGCCGAGGCCGGTCTCCGCAAGGGCGACGTCCTCGCGCTCCACAGCCCGAACACCATCGCCTACCCGGCGGTCTTCCACGGGGCCACCCGCGCCGGGGCCTCCGTCACCACGGTCCACCCGCTCGCCACGCCCGAGGAGTTCGCCAAACAGCTCGCCGACAGCGGCGCGCAGTGGATCGTCACCGTCTCCCCGCTCCTGGCGACCGCCCGCCGGGCGGCCGAACTGACCGGCGGCGTACGGCAGATCTACGTCTGCGACCAGGCGGAGGGCCACACCTCCGTGCTGGACATGCTGTCCTCCACCGCCCCCGAGCCGGAGGTCGCCTTCGACCCCGCCGAGGACGTCGCGGCACTGCCGTACAGCTCCGGCACGACGGGCACGCCCAAGGGCGTGATGCTCACGCACCGTTCGATCGCGACCAACCTGGAGCAGCTGAGACCGTTCATCCCGATGGGCGAGGGCGACCGCATCCTTGCCGTCCTCCCCTTCTTCCACATCTACGGCCTCACCGCCCTCATGAACGTCCCGCTGCGCTGCGGCTCCACCGTCGTCGTGCTGCCGCGCTTCGACCTGGCGCAGTTCCTGGAGGCCATCCAGACGCACCGGATCACCGGCCTGTACGTGGCCCCGCCGATCGTGCTGGCCCTGGCGAAGCACCCGCTGGTGGGGGAGTACGACCTCTCCTCGCTCCAGTACATCGTCAGCGCCGCCGCCCCGCTCGACGCCGAACTGGCCGCCGCCTGTTCGGCCCGCCTGGGGCTGCCGCCGGTGAGGCAGGCGTACGGGATGACGGAGCTGTCGCCGGGGACGCACGTGGTGCCGCTCTCCGTCGAGCAGCCGCCGCCGGGCACGGTCGGCAGGCTGCTGCCGGGCACCGAGATGCGGATCGTGTCGCTGGAGGACCCGGCGAAGGACGCGGAGCCGGGGGGCGACGGCGAGATCCTCATCCGCGGCCCCCAGGTGATGAAGGGCTACCTGGGCCGCCCCGACGCCACCGCCGACATGATCGACGCGGACGGCTGGGTGCACACCGGCGACGTCGGCCGGGTGGACGCGGAGGGCTGGCTGTTCGTCGTCGACCGGGTCAAGGAGCTGATCAAGTACAAGGGCTACCAGGTGGCCCCCGCCGAGCTGGAGGCCCTCCTCCTGACCCACGAGCACCTCGCGGACGCGGCGGTGATCGGGGTGTACGACGCGGAGGGCAACGAGGTCCCGAAGGCGTTCCTGGTCCGCGGCCCGGGTGCGGGGGACCTCACCGCCGACGCCGTCATGGCGTACGTCGCCGAGCGCGTCTCCCCGTACAAGAAGGTGCGGCAGGCCGAGTTCGTCGAGGCGGTGCCCCGGGCGGCGTCCGGCAAGATCCTGAGGCGCGAGCTGCGCGACCGGCAGAAGACGGACCCCGCGCGAACCCCGGAGGAGAAGTGA
- a CDS encoding TetR/AcrR family transcriptional regulator produces MGAVTTSSSPSKAAHAPKQDRSRATRQRLLEAAVACLAEHGWAGSTVAVVAERAGVSRGAAQHHFPTREDLFTGAVEYVAEERSAALRALPGQGRAEVVAALVDLYTGPLFRAALQLWVAASNEAQLRPRVTELEARVGRETHRIAVELLGADESRPGARETVQGLLDMARGLGLANLLTDDTARRARVVAQWAALVEEGLG; encoded by the coding sequence ATGGGTGCGGTGACGACCTCCTCCTCCCCTTCCAAGGCTGCTCACGCGCCGAAGCAGGACCGCAGCCGGGCGACACGGCAGCGGCTCCTGGAGGCGGCGGTGGCCTGCCTGGCCGAACACGGCTGGGCGGGCTCCACCGTTGCCGTCGTCGCCGAGCGCGCCGGCGTCTCGCGCGGCGCGGCCCAGCACCACTTCCCGACCCGCGAGGACCTGTTCACGGGGGCGGTGGAGTACGTCGCCGAGGAACGCTCCGCCGCCCTGCGCGCGCTCCCCGGCCAGGGCCGCGCCGAGGTGGTCGCGGCCCTGGTCGACCTCTACACCGGCCCCCTGTTCCGGGCCGCGCTCCAGCTCTGGGTCGCCGCCTCCAACGAGGCCCAGCTCCGCCCGCGCGTGACGGAACTGGAGGCGCGGGTGGGCCGCGAGACCCACCGGATCGCCGTCGAACTCCTGGGCGCCGACGAATCCCGCCCCGGAGCCCGCGAGACGGTCCAGGGCCTCCTGGACATGGCCCGCGGCCTCGGCCTCGCCAACCTCCTCACCGACGACACCGCCCGGCGGGCGCGGGTGGTGGCGCAGTGGGCGGCGCTGGTGGAGGAGGGGCTGGGGTGA
- a CDS encoding enoyl-CoA hydratase family protein has translation MTLIGRTADRGVTTLTLDSPANRNALSASLVGELRAALAACAADDTVRAVLLTHTGTTFCAGADLKAPPDPEAFVGLMREIVALPKPVVARVTGHVRAGGLGLLAACDIAVAGPASTYALTESRLGLAPAVISLTLLPRLDRTAANRYYLTGEHFDAVEAARISLVTVAAEDVDEALVPVLDGLRRASPQGLAASKELVTATVLRSFDQYAEDLVARSAALFASDEAREGMTAFLERRDPAWVR, from the coding sequence GTGACCCTGATCGGACGGACGGCGGACCGGGGAGTGACGACGCTGACGCTGGACTCCCCGGCGAACCGCAACGCGCTCTCCGCCTCCCTGGTGGGCGAACTCCGCGCGGCACTGGCGGCGTGCGCGGCGGACGACACCGTACGGGCGGTGCTGCTCACCCACACCGGCACGACGTTCTGCGCCGGGGCGGACCTGAAGGCGCCGCCGGACCCGGAGGCGTTCGTGGGCCTGATGCGGGAGATCGTGGCGCTGCCGAAGCCGGTCGTGGCCCGGGTGACGGGCCATGTCCGGGCGGGCGGCCTGGGCCTCCTGGCGGCGTGCGACATCGCGGTGGCGGGCCCGGCCTCGACGTACGCCCTGACGGAGTCCCGCCTCGGCCTGGCCCCGGCGGTCATCTCCCTCACCCTGCTCCCCCGCCTGGACCGCACGGCGGCGAACCGCTACTACCTGACCGGGGAGCACTTCGACGCGGTCGAGGCGGCCAGGATCTCGCTGGTCACGGTGGCCGCCGAGGACGTCGACGAAGCACTCGTCCCCGTCCTGGACGGGCTGCGCCGGGCTTCACCGCAGGGGCTGGCCGCATCGAAGGAGCTGGTCACGGCTACGGTGCTGAGGAGCTTCGACCAGTACGCCGAAGACCTCGTCGCCCGATCCGCCGCGTTGTTCGCCTCCGACGAGGCGAGGGAGGGGATGACGGCCTTCCTCGAACGACGGGACCCGGCATGGGTGCGGTGA